From the Bombus vancouverensis nearcticus chromosome 3, iyBomVanc1_principal, whole genome shotgun sequence genome, one window contains:
- the LOC143302509 gene encoding uncharacterized protein LOC143302509 has translation MRNWYWTKLREAKARARLTRMRLTTQESKIMKREKGGQALEAIMSKKETREKASRIKEPNEKRRSLKVAPLERNEKFRLARVQRQIADSRMEGRMRRKKITMAMIMRTV, from the exons CTGAGAGAAGCGAAGGCGAGGGCGAGGCTAACGAGAATGCGACTGACAACCCAAGAGTCGAAGATaatgaagagagagaaaggaggacAAGCGTTGGAAGCAATaatgtcgaag AAGGAGACGCGAGAGAAAGCATCACGGATAAAGGAACCAAACGAGAAGAGGAGAAGCTTAAAAGTAGCGCCGctggaaagaaacgaaaagttTCGTTTGGCGAGAGTCCAACGTCAG ATAGCAGACTCGAGGATGGAAGGAAGGATGAGAAGGAAGAAGATCACGATGGCGATGATAATGAGAACTGTATAA